The region AAAATAGAACTTAAAGGAAGTATTCAGCTTAGAGTAGAAGCAGATGGAGATGATTACAGGTTTAGCTATACCCTTAACGGAGAGGGTTTTGAGAATTTAGGAGGGACTGTCTCAGGTGATATATTATCTACCAATGTTGCAGGTGGTTTTACCGGCACCCTTATAGGTTTATATGCAACATCTGCAAACGATGCTGTTCCCGAATAACATTCAGAAAAAAGCAATATGCATTAAAAGAATACAGGATTATGAAGCAAAGAATTTATTTATCAGGGCTATTTTTCATCGGCTTGATCTTATTATCAGGAGCTATAAAAGCACAAAATTGTGATGAAGAAGTAGAAGATCCTCGTGGAAAAATGCAGACCTGGGAAAAGGGAGCCTGGGAAACCGGGGAATATAGAAATCTCTTTTTAGAGGCTGGTTATTCGCAAGCTGAAATCGATGCTAAACTTAAAAAAGCCTATTATGATGTATTTGAAGGGCCAAACAGGGTATACTTTGAAGTTGAGGATTCTCTAGCCTATGTTTCTGATTTAAAAAATGAAGATGCGCGTACCGAAGGTCTATCCTACGGACTTATGGTTGCGGTGCAGTTTGATAAAAAAGAAGTTTTTGACAAATTATGGCGCTGGACTGAAAAATATATGCAGCACCAGGAAGGACCCAGTGAAGCTTATTTTGCCTGGAGTGTAGATCCAAAAACGGGTAAAAAGAATGCCGAAGGATCCGCTTCAGATGGGGAATTGTTCTTTGTAACTGCATTACTTTTCGCTTCCAACCTTTGGGGAAATGACACCGGGATAAATTATTACGCCGAAGCCAGGAGAATTCTGGATGCTATGTGGAGCAAAGATGGTACTAATGGCGTTAGGAATGTACTTAATGAAGAGCATAAACAAATAACCTTTGTACCGCACGATGGCGGATATGACTGGACAGACCCTTCTTATCATGTGCCGGCATTCTTTGAGATTTGGGCAGAATATGCCAATGATGGTCGTGAGGAATTTTACAGAGCAACGGCTGATACAGCCCGGGTTTTTCTACACCGTGCAACCCATCCGGAAACCGGCCTTACTCCAGATTATGCCGAGTTTAGCGGAGAACCTCATAGCCGCGGTAAGATGGGAGATGCGTTTAGATATGATTCCTGGCGCGTTCCTTTTAATATTGCTATGGATTATAGCTGGTATGCTAAAGACAGGGAATGGCAGCAACAATATGCACAGCGATTCCAAAATTTCCTGTACTGTGAGGGACTGGAAACTTATGTAGATCAATATAATATAGATGGCTCAACTCCAGATTGGATACTTCCTGCGGGAGGCTTTCAAAAGTTAAGGCATTCCCTTGGCCTGATTTCTACTGCCGGCACAGCTTCTTTAATGGCTACCCATCCTAAAGGCTGGAAGTTTGTTGATGAAATTTGGGATGCCAAATTAGAACCCTACGAAGATGGTTATTTCGATCCGTATTTTGATGGACTGCTTTACCTGTTTAGCCTTATGCAATTAAGTGGTAATTACCAGATTATTACCCCACAAACAAACTAAATGAGACTGATAAACTAATATGAAAACAATATATTTTCTAATAGCAATTTTACTAATGGGGCCTGTTGGTTTTGCACAGGATTCCAATTTCCATATCTATTTAAGCTTTGGTCAATCCAATATGGAAGGGCACGCCAAATTTGAACCTCAGGATACCCTTAAAAATGAAAGATTCCAGGTTTTACAAAGTGTAGATTGTCCTGAACTTGGGCGTGAAGCAGGAAAATGGTATACCGCGGTTCCGCCTTTGTCAAGGTGCGATACCGGGTTAACTCCAACCGATTATTTTGGAAGAACTATGATTCAAAATCTCCCTGAAGATGTGAAGATTGGGGTGATTAATGTTGCCGTGGGAGGATGCAAAATTGAATTATTCGATAAAGAAAATTATAAGGAATATGTTGCCAACGCTCCCGGCTGGATGCTGCCCGCAATTAATAAATACAACGGGAATCCTTATGGACATTTAGTAGATATGGCGAGAAAGGCCCAGGAAAAGGGAGTAATAAAAGGAATCCTTTTACACCAGGGAGAATCAAATACGGGAGATGAGCAGTGGCCCGAAAAGGTGAAAGCTGTTTATGATAATTTAATAAAGGATCTAAATTTAAATGCTGAAGAAGTTCCGCTTATTGCGGGAGAAATGGTTTCAGAAGAACAAGGCGGTAAATGTGCCAGTATGAATAAAATACTTGCAAAGCTTCCACAGAAAATTCCAAATGCACACATAGTTTCTTCAGAAGGATGTGAAGCCGTGGAGGACGGATTACATTTTTCAGCAGCTGGATATAGAAAATTGGGGAGACGTTACGCCGAAAAAATGCTTCCGCTTCTAAAGTAATTGATAATAATTTAAACTTTTAGTACTATGAAAAAATTCAGTTCACTTTTATTTATTATTCTCCTGATGTTAGGATTTTCCTCATCGGCTCAGGAGATTCAAAAAGAAGCACCTAAAGGTTTTGATCAGGAACGAACCGACATTAGCCGGGGAAAAATTGATTCGGTAAGTTATACTTCTAAAACTGTAGGAAATACGCGAAAAGCATTAATTTATACTCCACCCGGTTTTTCAAAAGAGAAAAAGTATCCTGTTTTATACCTGCTTCACGGTATTGGCGGAGATGAAAAAGAATGGCTTAAGGGAGCTAATCCGCAGGTGATTCTTGATAATCTTTATGCTGAAAACAGGCTTGAACCTATGCTAGTGGTAATGCCTAACGGAAGGGCGATGAAAAACGATCGTGCCGAAGGCAATATCTTTGCGCCAGATAAAATTGAAGCTTTTAGTCGTTTTGAACAAGATTTATTAAATGATCTAATTCCTTTTATTGAAAAGAACTATCCGGTAATGAAAGATCGTAAAAGTCGGGCCATTGCGGGGCTTTCAATGGGAGGTGGGCAATCTCTGAACTTTGGTCTGGGTAATCTCGATAAATTTGCCTGGGTAGGAGCTTTTTCGGCTGCACCCAATACCAAAGAGCCTGAAGTGCTATTACCAAACCCGCAGAAAGCAGAAGAAAAACTTGAATTGCTTTTTATTTCTTGTGGTGATAAGGACGATCTTCTAAATATCAGCCAGCGGACTCATAATTATCTTTTTCAGGAGGGAGTACCACACATTTACTATCTGGAACCCGGTGGTCACGATTTTAAAGTCTGGAAGAACGGACTTTATATGTTTAGCCAGTTTTTATTTAAACCGGTAGATGAATCATCTTTTTCAGAATATACTGTTTTAGGAACTCCGGCTTCAACAAATATTCGTTCCGCAGATTATCCGCAAATACTTCCAGACAATCGTGTAAGCTTCCGCATCAATGCACCTGATGCAAAAAAAATGCAGATTGATCTTGGACGTAAATATGATATGAAAAAGGATTCCAGCGGAACCTGGACCGTTACTACAGATTCTATAGGTCAGGGATTTCATTATTATTCTTTGGTTATTGATGACGTAGCAGTAGCCGATCCTGCAAGCGAAACCTTTTATGGGATGGGGCGTATGGCAAGCGGTATTGAAATCCCATCAAGGGAGGGCGATTTTTACGCTTTGAAAGAGGTGCCGCACGGCGATGTACGAATTAGACGCTATTTTTCAAAAGTAACCAACAGCTGGAGAAAAATGTATGTTTACGCTCCTCCGGGTTACGACGCTTCAAATGCAGATTACCCGGTGTTATATTTATTGCACGGTGGAGGTGAGGACGAACGCGGCTGGTCTACCCAGGGACGTGCCGATCTAATTCTGGATAACCTTATTGCCGAAAACAAAGCTGAACCTATGCTGGTGGTAATGATGGATGGAAATTTGGGTTCCCGTGATTCTTTTCAGCAATCACTTCAAACTTTTGAGCAGGAGCTGAAACAGGCAGTAATTCCGTTTGTAGAAAATAATTATCGTGTGGCATCGGGAGATGAGAATCGTGCCCTGGCCGGACTTTCCATGGGTGGTCTTCAGACTTTATATGCCGGAATACATAATACCGATATGTTTTCCCATTTAGGCGTTTTTAGCTCTGGCTGGTTTACAGACAATCCGGAGCTTACCAAACCGGAGTATGCTTTTATGAAAGAAAATTCAGCTACCATTAATAATAACCTGGAGTCTTTCTGGATCTCTATGGGCGGCGAGGAAGACATAGCATACGATAATAATAAAGTGATGATGTCCAAATTTGACGAGATGGGAATAAAGTACGATTATAGTGAATATCCCGGCGGGCATACCTGGCCTGTGTGGCGCCACAATCTATATTCCTTTGCACCGCTTCTGTTTAGGTAACGCGGGATTTCCCTGGATTGGCTAATCTAATTACTAACACTTAAAATCATAAATTATGAAACACTATAAGTTATTACTCTTTCTAACATTAGGTTTTTTATCACAGGTTTGTATTGGGCAAAACCAGCAGGCGACCAATGAAGCAGAGTTTAAGCCCTCCCCGGTAAATCAGCCAGGCAGTGAATATCCTATGGTTAACGAAAAGGGACAGGTACGCACACAAATATCTGCTCCTGAAGCCACAAAGGTTCAACTGGATATTGGTGGGGTGAAATACGATATGGCAAAAAATAAAGAAGGGGTGTGGACAGGTGAGTCGGCGCCGCAGGATGAAGGTTTTCATTATTATCAATTAAACATAGATGGTGCTTCTGTGCCAGATCCGGGGAGTTTATTTTTTTTCGGAGCGAATCGCTGGGGCAGCGGTATTGAAGTACCGGCTCACGATCAGGAATTCTTTGCTCTGAAGAATGTTCCTCATGGAAAAGTTGAACAAATTCTTTTTTCTTCAAAAAGTACAGATACTACGCGGCGCGCTTTTGTTTATACGCCACCGAAGTATGATTTAGAGCCTCAAAAACGCTATCCGGTCTTATACTTACAACACGGTTATGGAGAAAATGAAACTTCCTGGCCCAACCAGGGTCGCGCCAATCTTATAATAGATAACCTGCTTGCAGAAGGAGAAACCAAACCTTTTATTATTGTAATGACCTACGGTATGACCAATGAGATAGAATTTGGAGGGTTAAGAGACTTTGATATCCAGCCTTTTCAGACGGTTTTGGTAGATGAATTAATTCCTTATATAGATGCTCATTACAGAACAAAGGCCGATAAGGAGAACCGTGCAATGGCAGGACTTTCTATGGGAGCTTTTGAAACAAAACTTGTAACTTTAAATAAGCCGGAGGTATTTTCGCACTACGCCCTGTTTAGCGGCGGAATTTATGAACCCGAGGAACTTCAGGACCGAACCAAACCAGAATTAATTTTTATAAGTACGGGAAGTAAAGAACGACCTGATGCGGTAAAAAGTGCAGTTTCAGAATTGCAGAAGGAAGGTTTTAATGCAGTTTCATACGTTTCTGAAGAAACAGCTCACGAATTCCATACCTGGCGTCGCAGCTTATACCAGCTGGCCCCGTTGCTATTTCGAGCGCAGAAATAAATTATTTTTCTGTTTTCTTCTTAAATCAAATAAAAGCTGTCTAAAAGAATTTCTTTTGCTTAAGTGATTTCAGTTTCTAAATGTTTTGATTTTTAACATCCTAGACTCTAAATCAAGTTCAAAGATGATTTAAAAACCTTTTTAGACAGCCTTTTTCAGTTAAGTTTGAGTTTGTTTTTGGCGATAGTTTGTGGGAGGCATTCCATACAAGTCTTTAAACTTGGTAGAAAATTTAGAAGTACTTGAAAAACCTACTGCGTAGGCAACTTCAGCTATATTAATCTTTTTGGAAGTTAATAAATTGGCAGCTTCTTTTAATCTAATATTGGTGATTAATTCTCCCGCCGATTGGTTTGTGAGCTGTTTTAGTTTGCGATAAAGATGAACCCGACTTATTCCTAATTCTGAAGCAACCATTTCTACATTTAAGTTTGGATTGCTAATATTATTATTTACAACCTCCATAAATTTTTCTACTAAGGTTTCATCTCCAGATTTTAGATCTATATGTTTGATTTTTTCTTCGTGTAATTGGTTTCCGGAATAAGTATTCTTTAAAACATTTCGATTTTTAATTAGGTTTTTTACGGTCTTTTTTAAAATATCTATATTGAAGGGTTTGTTGATATAAGCATCTGCGCCTATTTCCAGCCCTTCCAGGTTGGTTTCTTTATCGGTTTTACCAGTTAAAAGAATTACAGGGATATGATTGGTATGAATATTTTTTTTGATTTTACGAGTTAATGTTATCCCGTCCATTTCCGGCATTACCACATCGCTAATTATTAAGTCGGGTGCTTTTTTAATCACTTCGGGAAGCGCTAATTTGCCGTTTGCTTTTTTAATAATGTTGTAATGGCTTTGTAATTCTATGGCAATATAATTCCTAATTTCACTATCATCGTCTACGATTAGCACCGTAGGTTTATTTTTTTCTGAAGTGCTTTCCTGTTCTTCCCCATTATAAATAGTATTTAGTGCCTGAGTTCCATTGTTATTGTAAGTAGCTAAAGGAACTTCTGAAATAATCTCTTTTTCTTTAAGATGAACTTTCCCTAAAGGAGCACTAATTATAAATTTACAACCTTCCTGATTTTTATTGTTTTCAGCTTTAACTGTGCCGTGGTGTAATTCGGCTATAGATTTGGTTAAATGCAGACCAATACCTGTGCCTTCAAACTGCCGACTTTCATTATTTGGGCCCTGGTAGAAACGATTAAAAACGTTATTTAATTCACTTTCCTTGATACCTACCCCATTATCTTTAACAATGATATAGAATTCCTTCTTTTTTTCGTGTATGTCTATATTCACTTCAAGAGTTCCATTTTGGGGAGTAAATTTTATGGCGTTTGAAATTAAATTCTGAATTATCTTATCAAAATGATTTGGATCTATAAAAGCTATTATTTCTGAATCTGGATGATTAATACTGAATTTGATACCCCTGCTTTCCATTTGATCATCAAAAAGGGAGGTTATAGACTTTACAAAGCTTATGATTTCTGTCTTTTGAAACTTTAATTCAATTTTTCCCTGGTCAAATTTTCGGGCATTAATTAATTGGTTTAAAAGATGCAAAATCCGTTCAGAATTTCGCTCCATAATCTTATAGAGTTTCTGGCGATCTTCTTCCGGATCTGTTTTTATAAGCTTTTTTAACGGATTTATAATAAGGGATATTGGGGTTTTTATATCGTGGGAAATATTGGTTAAAAACTGGAGCTTAGCCTCGTTAATTTGCTCTGCGCGCAAATGTTCCTGCAGCTCATTTTTTGTTTTGCGTCGTTGCAACACTTCCTGCACTATAATGTAAGAAATGACACCAAGCAGCAATAAGTAGGTTAATTTGGCCCAGTTGGAAAAATACCATGGCGGATGAATAATTATGGTAAGTTCCTGCTGGTTTGAGTATTCTCCATAATCTTTGGCCTTCACTTCAAAATTATAAGTTCCCGGTTCAAGGTTATTAAAGGTCACCGTATTCATTCCGGGTCTTAATTTTATCCAGCTTTCTGAATTAAGGGAATAGGAGTACGTAATCCATTGCTGGTTTTTGAAAGCGAATGAGGAAAATTCAATACTGAAATCGTTATCATTATGTGCCAGTTCAAGAGTATCTGCATCAATAATCGCTTTTTCTATAATGGAATATGAACCAGATTTCATTCCTTTTTTCACCGGTTCGTCCTGAAGATAAAATCCGGTAATTCTCAGGTCTACGTTACTGCCTGTTGAAGTTATTTCTGAAGGGTCAAAAAAAGTAACTCCATTGGTACTTCCAAAGTATAAACGACCATTATTTTCAGAATAGGAGGCATTTTTATTGAATTCATTTCCCTGAAGCCCATCGCGGAAATAATAATTTTTAAACTCTTTAGATTCAAGTTCGAATTTAGAAATACCATTATTGGTGCTTATCCAAAGATTGTTGTCGCTATCTGCTTCTATAGCACTTATTACATCACTTGGTAGGCCCTGTTTTGTAGCGTAGATTTGGGTGATTGTATCATTTTTAGGTTTGTAAAATAAACCTTCTGAAGTGCCAATCCATAAATTGTTTTCTTCATCTTCATAAAGGCTGTAAACAATTTTATTGGTTAAAATGTGATTTTGCCCTTTATGATTTAAATAGCTGCTTTTCTCCAAATCAAGGGTGGCAAGACCATCATAAGTTCCTATATAAAGCTTGTTTGTATTGGATAGGAGTAAACAATTTATCCATTTATTGTGCAATTGGTCATAAGGGGCGCCATCCTCAATAGTATTATGATTTGTTCTTTCGTTGGTTTCAAGATTATAGGAATAAAGTCCGAATCCCAGGGTGCCAATCCAGAGGTTTTTTTGCCTGTCTTCAGTAATACTATAAATGCGTTCAACAGTATTATTCTGTTCGTCTTTTAGGGGTTCAATATATTTTAAATCCTTGCTTTTTCGGTCCACTTTTGCCAAACCATTAAGATAAGTACCAACCCATAATTCGTTATCTGAATCCTGGTAAATACTCAT is a window of Salegentibacter salegens DNA encoding:
- a CDS encoding glycosyl hydrolase family 8, with amino-acid sequence MKQRIYLSGLFFIGLILLSGAIKAQNCDEEVEDPRGKMQTWEKGAWETGEYRNLFLEAGYSQAEIDAKLKKAYYDVFEGPNRVYFEVEDSLAYVSDLKNEDARTEGLSYGLMVAVQFDKKEVFDKLWRWTEKYMQHQEGPSEAYFAWSVDPKTGKKNAEGSASDGELFFVTALLFASNLWGNDTGINYYAEARRILDAMWSKDGTNGVRNVLNEEHKQITFVPHDGGYDWTDPSYHVPAFFEIWAEYANDGREEFYRATADTARVFLHRATHPETGLTPDYAEFSGEPHSRGKMGDAFRYDSWRVPFNIAMDYSWYAKDREWQQQYAQRFQNFLYCEGLETYVDQYNIDGSTPDWILPAGGFQKLRHSLGLISTAGTASLMATHPKGWKFVDEIWDAKLEPYEDGYFDPYFDGLLYLFSLMQLSGNYQIITPQTN
- a CDS encoding sialate O-acetylesterase, which codes for MKTIYFLIAILLMGPVGFAQDSNFHIYLSFGQSNMEGHAKFEPQDTLKNERFQVLQSVDCPELGREAGKWYTAVPPLSRCDTGLTPTDYFGRTMIQNLPEDVKIGVINVAVGGCKIELFDKENYKEYVANAPGWMLPAINKYNGNPYGHLVDMARKAQEKGVIKGILLHQGESNTGDEQWPEKVKAVYDNLIKDLNLNAEEVPLIAGEMVSEEQGGKCASMNKILAKLPQKIPNAHIVSSEGCEAVEDGLHFSAAGYRKLGRRYAEKMLPLLK
- a CDS encoding alpha/beta hydrolase-fold protein; this translates as MKKFSSLLFIILLMLGFSSSAQEIQKEAPKGFDQERTDISRGKIDSVSYTSKTVGNTRKALIYTPPGFSKEKKYPVLYLLHGIGGDEKEWLKGANPQVILDNLYAENRLEPMLVVMPNGRAMKNDRAEGNIFAPDKIEAFSRFEQDLLNDLIPFIEKNYPVMKDRKSRAIAGLSMGGGQSLNFGLGNLDKFAWVGAFSAAPNTKEPEVLLPNPQKAEEKLELLFISCGDKDDLLNISQRTHNYLFQEGVPHIYYLEPGGHDFKVWKNGLYMFSQFLFKPVDESSFSEYTVLGTPASTNIRSADYPQILPDNRVSFRINAPDAKKMQIDLGRKYDMKKDSSGTWTVTTDSIGQGFHYYSLVIDDVAVADPASETFYGMGRMASGIEIPSREGDFYALKEVPHGDVRIRRYFSKVTNSWRKMYVYAPPGYDASNADYPVLYLLHGGGEDERGWSTQGRADLILDNLIAENKAEPMLVVMMDGNLGSRDSFQQSLQTFEQELKQAVIPFVENNYRVASGDENRALAGLSMGGLQTLYAGIHNTDMFSHLGVFSSGWFTDNPELTKPEYAFMKENSATINNNLESFWISMGGEEDIAYDNNKVMMSKFDEMGIKYDYSEYPGGHTWPVWRHNLYSFAPLLFR
- a CDS encoding alpha/beta hydrolase-fold protein; protein product: MKHYKLLLFLTLGFLSQVCIGQNQQATNEAEFKPSPVNQPGSEYPMVNEKGQVRTQISAPEATKVQLDIGGVKYDMAKNKEGVWTGESAPQDEGFHYYQLNIDGASVPDPGSLFFFGANRWGSGIEVPAHDQEFFALKNVPHGKVEQILFSSKSTDTTRRAFVYTPPKYDLEPQKRYPVLYLQHGYGENETSWPNQGRANLIIDNLLAEGETKPFIIVMTYGMTNEIEFGGLRDFDIQPFQTVLVDELIPYIDAHYRTKADKENRAMAGLSMGAFETKLVTLNKPEVFSHYALFSGGIYEPEELQDRTKPELIFISTGSKERPDAVKSAVSELQKEGFNAVSYVSEETAHEFHTWRRSLYQLAPLLFRAQK
- a CDS encoding hybrid sensor histidine kinase/response regulator transcription factor, with the protein product MKEPKFKIALLKRCYLFLTFILLFPIFTSAQVGNLFSTDAELSSSLINQIFQDNKGYIWMATEDGLDRYDGAKFSIYKQDKEDSTSILNNYVKSIFQDSHGTLYFGFFNGLQYFDHATEKFHEILLLTEDNTHYPAHVTSMLERENGEILIGTSGQGILKLTQENGKPVARKFPEMVPSSFLEKIFEDQNENLWALSQDKGLFKIAPSGEITEYFNENDYETQISSIAEDQKGKLYVGSLSKGLFNYNREKDNFNFIEDSKNLPVKTLYVNKENEVLVGTDGMGLKIYDPVKEKMSVNDFSIANFDFEKTKVHSIMRDKADNLWLGIYQKGVLLIPDKANNFNYIGYQSVKNNIIGSNSVVSIFKDRQDILWVGTDGDGLYGITEEKKQRFHLGNNGIQGSASIMSIYQDSDNELWVGTYLNGLAKVDRKSKDLKYIEPLKDEQNNTVERIYSITEDRQKNLWIGTLGFGLYSYNLETNERTNHNTIEDGAPYDQLHNKWINCLLLSNTNKLYIGTYDGLATLDLEKSSYLNHKGQNHILTNKIVYSLYEDEENNLWIGTSEGLFYKPKNDTITQIYATKQGLPSDVISAIEADSDNNLWISTNNGISKFELESKEFKNYYFRDGLQGNEFNKNASYSENNGRLYFGSTNGVTFFDPSEITSTGSNVDLRITGFYLQDEPVKKGMKSGSYSIIEKAIIDADTLELAHNDNDFSIEFSSFAFKNQQWITYSYSLNSESWIKLRPGMNTVTFNNLEPGTYNFEVKAKDYGEYSNQQELTIIIHPPWYFSNWAKLTYLLLLGVISYIIVQEVLQRRKTKNELQEHLRAEQINEAKLQFLTNISHDIKTPISLIINPLKKLIKTDPEEDRQKLYKIMERNSERILHLLNQLINARKFDQGKIELKFQKTEIISFVKSITSLFDDQMESRGIKFSINHPDSEIIAFIDPNHFDKIIQNLISNAIKFTPQNGTLEVNIDIHEKKKEFYIIVKDNGVGIKESELNNVFNRFYQGPNNESRQFEGTGIGLHLTKSIAELHHGTVKAENNKNQEGCKFIISAPLGKVHLKEKEIISEVPLATYNNNGTQALNTIYNGEEQESTSEKNKPTVLIVDDDSEIRNYIAIELQSHYNIIKKANGKLALPEVIKKAPDLIISDVVMPEMDGITLTRKIKKNIHTNHIPVILLTGKTDKETNLEGLEIGADAYINKPFNIDILKKTVKNLIKNRNVLKNTYSGNQLHEEKIKHIDLKSGDETLVEKFMEVVNNNISNPNLNVEMVASELGISRVHLYRKLKQLTNQSAGELITNIRLKEAANLLTSKKINIAEVAYAVGFSSTSKFSTKFKDLYGMPPTNYRQKQTQT